The DNA window CCGCGTCGCCGGAGGCGGCGAAGCGTGTCGGCCTTCCGGTCCCGGAGCCGAAGGTCGTACCGGTCGGCCAGGGCGTTCAGGTCCAGCCCCGCCTGGGTGCGGAGACGGAGGAGCATGTACTCGCGGGCGAGGGCCGATGTCGACAGCGTCTCGTCGTGGGCCACAGGGGGGGCGTCGGCCTGAAGTCCCTCCACGTACGCCGTCAGGTCCGCGACGTTCGACCACCGCCGTGCTGCCGGAGACGGGGGAAGATCGGGCGCCCAGAAGCTCTCCGCGCCGGGGCCGAGCCCCAGGATGGACCCGTGGGCGTAGACGTGCTCCTGGTGGAGGGACCGGTGACCCGGCCGGGCGAAGTGGGTCAGCTCGTAGGGGACGTAGCCCTTGGCCCGGAGAAAGGTGAGGGCGAAGGCCAACTGGTCGGCGCGCTTCTCCGCGTCGCCCGTGTCCAGCTCGTGGAGCGTGAGGTGCGGGACGCCCAGCGAGACGGCCCGGTGCAGGCTTGCCTTCCAGCCGGCTCGCGACTGGCCCGCGCCGCCGAACACGAGATCCACGGAAAACTGCCGGAATCCGGCCCGACGCACCCGCCGAATGCTGCGGGCGAGGTCGTCGGCACTGTGGGGGGCCCCCACAGCGGTCAGGTCCTCCCCGACGAACGACAGCCCTTCGATGCTCAACCGCGTAACGCCCAGGCGGCGAAGGTGAGACAGATACCCCGAGGAGGCGTCGGCCGGGTGCAGCTCCACGGTCACCTCGTCGAGCGCCGTCGGCTCCACGACTCGACCGAGCGCCCGAACGAGGGGGCGCAGGGCCCCGGGGCGGCAGAGCGAGGGGCGGCCCCCGCCCACGTAAAAACTCCGGATCGGCACGCCTTCCAGAAGCGAGTTGGCGTGCCGGTCGATCTCGCGGGCGAGCGCAGCTGCCAGGGCAGAAGCATCGGGTGTCGGGCTGACGACGGTGTACGCGTCGTCGTAGGGCCGGGGGGCTGCCCGGAACGGCACGTGAACGTAGAGGCCAGCCACGGCGGACGGGTCATTCGGGGGAGTTGGCGAGCGGCTCCACTTCTTTCCAG is part of the Salinibacter ruber DSM 13855 genome and encodes:
- a CDS encoding coproporphyrinogen III oxidase codes for the protein MAGLYVHVPFRAAPRPYDDAYTVVSPTPDASALAAALAREIDRHANSLLEGVPIRSFYVGGGRPSLCRPGALRPLVRALGRVVEPTALDEVTVELHPADASSGYLSHLRRLGVTRLSIEGLSFVGEDLTAVGAPHSADDLARSIRRVRRAGFRQFSVDLVFGGAGQSRAGWKASLHRAVSLGVPHLTLHELDTGDAEKRADQLAFALTFLRAKGYVPYELTHFARPGHRSLHQEHVYAHGSILGLGPGAESFWAPDLPPSPAARRWSNVADLTAYVEGLQADAPPVAHDETLSTSALAREYMLLRLRTQAGLDLNALADRYDLRLRDRKADTLRRLRRRGLIHEDPDRVALTDRGRLLTDAITRRLLRELGPA